Proteins co-encoded in one Pseudarthrobacter chlorophenolicus A6 genomic window:
- a CDS encoding helix-turn-helix transcriptional regulator, whose product MDNAAGNHLSQGIIRAAELHDIVVALSGPEPAGVLISGAGGSGMTTLLDAAASVLEGTFSVVARTAASSFADVPFSIAMALIPDLPAKSNASPRFLVQASRQALRSAGPPGMPVLLALDNIDFLDDLSLWLLNRVVSEPDIRLLATHRSDRPLRMELMESVVARQLSVVNLSELGPERMRDFLASRLQGRPSEGLVRNIQSASAGNMLAARLFLDAAVAGGGVACSGGEWSMTRDTHAGTQIQELVTRRLAAYPHQQRQLIDFLAVGEPLSVGVAEALAGSVALAELRSAGAVRIQDAGLPDPAAATATLNHVLEAGAALQQLAPDRQRELRLALRGQMSHGDAGSLWDLFRRVALEQVSGLPTPDADLLAVAIAANDLHDSHRARHAAAGVTAPELGLPAGVEHARALYLMGDIYGSVQLLRRLLASSEGADNREFLRAVWLLVRALHPTSPDPNVLHALVYDARRRVEAAVDAEPFGGQEARDELDVLQLYLDAQSGSWPRAGDALYQRLSRQHTIGAGMGGDHRAGGETGGPPPLPTTEAGVLLMALVSQGLAVGGRFAEAVELSTAALESLERLPRCTVDFHAVVLIIHGSNLIWRGQWGGKEMVCSGAPRQTVGRLSYFEGPAHLYRAFVLARQGSLDLACEHFRQAKVRFDEADPEGLLPVTLSGLAAAAWLLGDVGQVRRALAAYDARRQSGSYLAARLADSYSSAARSVVSGAGSSNRRLLQLADTAGKRGHRALENLNLGLAARTGARGVRSQEVGVADLIWSVPPAMLGEPQDDMPASHPEVAFPGYDDPAQEDVLGAGEVPPAGSIAARPPAALPDLGKLSNREREVAGLIASGLSSAEAAVRLGISVNTVNAHLQRTYGKLGVSSRQELSEVWNHGGDFPE is encoded by the coding sequence ATGGACAACGCGGCAGGCAACCACCTTTCTCAGGGAATCATCCGGGCAGCGGAGCTGCATGACATTGTTGTCGCCCTGTCAGGGCCTGAACCGGCAGGTGTGCTGATCTCCGGCGCCGGCGGTTCGGGCATGACAACCCTCCTGGACGCCGCGGCTTCCGTCCTGGAGGGGACATTTTCTGTAGTTGCGCGCACCGCTGCCAGTTCGTTTGCGGATGTTCCGTTCAGCATTGCCATGGCGCTGATTCCGGACCTGCCCGCGAAATCGAATGCTTCCCCCAGGTTCCTGGTGCAGGCCTCGCGCCAGGCGTTGCGCAGCGCCGGGCCCCCGGGGATGCCCGTGCTGCTGGCCCTGGACAACATAGATTTCCTTGACGATCTCTCGCTCTGGCTCCTCAACAGGGTGGTGTCCGAACCGGATATCCGGCTCTTGGCGACCCACCGGTCCGACAGGCCGCTGCGCATGGAACTGATGGAGTCGGTGGTGGCCCGGCAGCTGTCGGTGGTCAACCTTTCCGAACTGGGTCCGGAACGGATGCGGGACTTCCTGGCGTCCCGGCTCCAGGGCCGGCCTTCAGAGGGCCTGGTCCGGAATATCCAGTCGGCCTCCGCCGGCAACATGCTGGCTGCGAGGCTCTTCCTTGATGCGGCCGTGGCCGGCGGCGGTGTTGCCTGCTCTGGCGGTGAATGGTCCATGACCCGCGACACGCACGCGGGCACCCAGATCCAGGAGCTCGTGACGCGACGGCTGGCCGCGTATCCGCACCAGCAGCGGCAGCTGATAGATTTCCTGGCCGTCGGCGAGCCGCTCTCCGTCGGCGTCGCCGAAGCGCTGGCAGGAAGCGTTGCCCTGGCCGAACTCCGGTCTGCGGGCGCCGTCCGGATCCAGGACGCCGGCCTGCCGGATCCCGCTGCGGCCACTGCAACCCTCAACCATGTCCTCGAAGCCGGTGCTGCCCTGCAGCAGTTGGCGCCGGACCGGCAGCGTGAACTCCGGCTTGCCCTTCGAGGGCAGATGTCGCACGGTGATGCCGGTTCGCTGTGGGACCTGTTCCGCCGCGTGGCCCTGGAACAGGTAAGCGGCTTGCCCACCCCGGACGCCGACCTGCTGGCCGTCGCTATTGCCGCCAACGACCTGCATGACAGCCACCGCGCCCGGCACGCCGCCGCAGGGGTGACGGCGCCGGAACTAGGGCTTCCGGCCGGCGTCGAACATGCAAGGGCCCTGTACCTCATGGGGGACATCTACGGCAGCGTCCAGTTGCTCAGGCGGCTGCTGGCATCCTCGGAGGGGGCGGACAACAGGGAGTTCCTGCGGGCTGTCTGGCTGCTGGTGCGGGCGCTGCATCCCACATCCCCGGACCCCAACGTCCTGCATGCCCTCGTTTACGATGCGCGACGGCGGGTGGAGGCCGCCGTCGACGCCGAACCTTTTGGCGGGCAGGAGGCACGGGACGAACTGGACGTCCTGCAGTTGTACCTTGATGCCCAGTCCGGCTCCTGGCCACGGGCCGGGGATGCGCTGTACCAGCGGCTCAGCCGGCAGCACACCATCGGCGCAGGAATGGGCGGCGATCACCGGGCCGGCGGGGAAACCGGTGGCCCGCCGCCGCTGCCCACAACCGAAGCGGGCGTGCTGCTGATGGCGCTGGTCTCCCAAGGGCTGGCTGTTGGCGGCCGGTTTGCAGAGGCAGTGGAGCTGTCCACCGCCGCCCTGGAATCCCTGGAACGCCTGCCCCGGTGCACTGTGGACTTCCACGCCGTGGTGCTGATCATCCACGGCTCTAACCTGATTTGGCGCGGCCAATGGGGTGGCAAGGAAATGGTGTGCTCGGGGGCGCCGCGCCAGACCGTTGGCCGGCTCAGCTATTTTGAGGGGCCGGCGCACCTGTACCGGGCCTTCGTCCTGGCCCGGCAGGGCAGCCTCGACCTGGCATGTGAGCACTTCCGGCAAGCGAAGGTGCGTTTCGATGAAGCAGACCCTGAAGGGCTGCTGCCGGTCACACTGAGCGGACTTGCCGCGGCCGCGTGGCTGCTGGGAGACGTGGGGCAGGTCCGCCGCGCCCTGGCAGCCTACGACGCGAGACGGCAGTCCGGCAGCTACCTGGCCGCCCGGCTGGCGGACAGTTACTCTTCGGCGGCACGTTCGGTGGTGAGCGGAGCAGGCTCGTCCAACCGCAGGCTGCTGCAATTGGCGGATACCGCCGGCAAACGGGGACACCGCGCCCTGGAGAACCTCAACCTGGGACTCGCGGCGCGGACGGGAGCACGCGGAGTGAGGTCCCAGGAGGTGGGAGTGGCGGACCTCATCTGGAGCGTGCCGCCGGCAATGCTGGGAGAGCCGCAGGACGACATGCCGGCGTCGCATCCGGAGGTGGCCTTCCCCGGATACGACGATCCTGCTCAGGAGGATGTCCTGGGCGCCGGGGAGGTGCCGCCGGCAGGGTCCATTGCTGCAAGGCCCCCTGCTGCCCTCCCGGACCTCGGCAAGCTGTCCAACAGGGAGCGGGAAGTTGCCGGGCTGATTGCTTCCGGGCTGAGCAGCGCGGAGGCGGCGGTCCGCCTGGGGATCTCCGTGAATACGGTCAACGCGCACCTGCAGCGGACCTACGGGAAACTCGGGGTCTCGAGCAGGCAGGAACTTTCCGAAGTGTGGAACCACGGAGGGGACTTTCCGGAGTAG
- a CDS encoding glycosyltransferase family 2 protein, with protein MIAVSIVLVLGVSTIFWTLVGLVRLAGENSWLLEEWKHRYRTWRSVRAGLPAVAARPRRGRHRGTGIRILPSHVAVLVAAHNEALVINETIRAASRLVPRRNIHVVSDMSTDNTAQLARAAGVKVLELDPNRGKAGALAAGIAHFDLCRRFKVVMLLDADTRPTEDYLRTGLPLFADPTVVAVAGRAKSIMDPPSPTAMGRFLVAYRERLYIVVQLLLKYGQAARGANVVSIVPGFASMYRTSALQEIDVVAPGLVIEDFNMTFEIHARKLGRIAFHPSAAVAYTQDPDRLQDYMKQVRRWILGFWQTVRRHRKQTGRFWLVLATYIFELLMSCVFFVLLLPVFLVSTFAAIQVGAFGSDWDVAVFLSGLLRPQDVLFGVLLPDFLLTILAAVSLRKPGMLLMAPLFPLMRILDAFLCLQVLPKAFSSASTGTWVSPARRVQGKELTPVTAGNGAS; from the coding sequence GTGATTGCTGTTTCGATCGTCCTGGTCCTTGGTGTCAGCACCATTTTCTGGACCCTTGTTGGGCTGGTGCGCCTCGCGGGGGAGAACTCCTGGCTGTTGGAGGAGTGGAAACACCGGTACCGCACCTGGCGGTCCGTCAGGGCAGGGTTGCCGGCCGTCGCCGCCCGGCCGCGGAGGGGCCGGCACAGGGGAACCGGCATCCGCATCCTGCCGTCCCACGTCGCCGTGCTGGTCGCCGCCCATAACGAGGCACTGGTGATCAACGAGACCATCCGTGCGGCGTCGAGGCTGGTACCGCGCCGGAACATCCACGTGGTGTCGGACATGTCGACGGACAACACGGCACAGCTGGCACGCGCAGCCGGCGTCAAAGTGCTGGAGCTGGACCCCAACCGGGGCAAGGCGGGTGCCCTGGCCGCAGGGATTGCGCATTTCGACCTGTGCCGGCGGTTCAAGGTAGTGATGCTGCTGGATGCCGATACGCGTCCCACCGAGGATTACCTTCGGACCGGCCTGCCGCTGTTCGCCGATCCAACGGTGGTGGCCGTGGCAGGAAGGGCAAAATCCATCATGGATCCGCCCTCGCCTACCGCCATGGGACGGTTCCTGGTGGCCTACCGGGAGCGTCTCTACATCGTGGTGCAGCTCCTGCTGAAGTACGGGCAGGCGGCGCGCGGTGCCAATGTGGTGTCCATCGTTCCGGGGTTCGCCAGCATGTACCGGACCAGCGCGCTGCAGGAGATCGACGTCGTCGCGCCCGGCCTGGTCATCGAGGACTTCAACATGACGTTCGAGATCCACGCCAGGAAACTTGGCAGGATCGCGTTCCACCCCTCCGCGGCGGTGGCCTATACCCAGGACCCGGACAGGCTGCAGGATTATATGAAGCAGGTCCGCCGGTGGATCCTGGGATTCTGGCAGACGGTCCGGCGGCACCGGAAGCAGACGGGCCGCTTCTGGCTGGTCCTGGCAACGTACATTTTCGAGCTGTTGATGAGCTGCGTCTTCTTTGTGCTGCTGCTGCCGGTGTTCCTCGTCTCCACCTTTGCCGCGATCCAGGTGGGAGCCTTCGGCAGCGACTGGGATGTTGCGGTCTTCCTGTCCGGGCTGCTGCGGCCGCAGGATGTGCTGTTTGGTGTCCTGCTACCGGACTTCCTGTTGACCATCCTGGCAGCGGTTTCCCTCCGCAAGCCCGGGATGCTGCTGATGGCACCCCTGTTCCCGCTGATGCGGATCCTGGATGCCTTCCTGTGCCTCCAGGTACTCCCGAAGGCGTTCTCCTCTGCCTCGACCGGCACCTGGGTCAGCCCGGCCCGCAGGGTGCAGGGAAAGGAGCTGACCCCGGTGACGGCCGGGAACGGAGCCTCCTGA
- a CDS encoding polysaccharide deacetylase family protein, producing MKTTGCEPVEELPPREGARRGLLRRAKSLVTVAAALALAVAGLAMSPPAAHAAAPTVVSLTFDDGHADQLAAAQTMNSLGLKGTFYVTSGVVGTPNYFTLAQVQALAAAGHEIGGHTVTHPDLTTLPSDEATRQVCNDRVNLSNWGFRVTSFAHPFAAANAGTEAIVRNCGYNSARGLGDIRTRFSCGTCAVGESIPPADPYYTAAPDQVENTWTLADLQRSVTQAENGAGGWVQLTFHHIANNPSDSITISPTLFNQFANWLKTRPATTTVKTVDQVIGGTVKPLVSGPAVPPPGTGNLVKNPGFETLTNGAPQCWQQGGYGTNTPTFSTVNQGRTGRGAQVVMRSYTNGDAKWLPSLDLGGCSPAGTAGHSYNLGMWYKSTVPTQFALYYRSGIGSWTYWTSSPWFAAATTFQKATWTTPALPAGASGISFGLNIFSNGSLVTDDAEMFDAAATPPPPQPAAGANLVQNAGLETAGTGTLPQCWQAAGFGTNTPTYTTLASGAHSGTKAVRLVMSNYSNGDSKLLPALDSGSCAPPAIAGKTYSLRAWYTSTATTQFAVYYRNSAGTWVYWTSSPWLAPAATYTQASFTTPALPAGATAISFGLNLFSNGTLITDDYAMYDTVGAPAL from the coding sequence ATGAAAACTACCGGCTGCGAGCCCGTGGAAGAACTGCCTCCGCGCGAGGGTGCCCGGCGGGGACTGCTCCGCCGGGCCAAATCCTTGGTGACCGTGGCGGCCGCCCTGGCCCTGGCCGTCGCCGGCCTGGCGATGAGCCCGCCCGCAGCCCATGCTGCCGCGCCCACGGTGGTCAGCCTGACGTTCGACGACGGCCACGCGGACCAGCTGGCGGCAGCCCAGACCATGAACTCGCTGGGACTGAAGGGGACTTTCTACGTGACCTCCGGCGTCGTAGGCACCCCCAACTACTTCACGCTCGCCCAAGTCCAGGCGCTGGCGGCCGCAGGGCATGAAATCGGTGGCCACACCGTCACCCACCCGGACCTCACCACCCTGCCCAGCGATGAAGCCACGCGGCAGGTCTGCAACGACCGCGTCAACCTCAGCAACTGGGGTTTCCGGGTGACCAGCTTCGCCCACCCGTTCGCGGCGGCCAACGCCGGCACCGAGGCGATCGTGCGGAACTGCGGCTACAACAGCGCCCGCGGGCTGGGCGATATCCGCACCCGGTTCAGCTGCGGTACGTGTGCGGTGGGCGAATCCATCCCGCCGGCCGACCCCTATTACACGGCAGCGCCGGACCAGGTGGAAAACACGTGGACGCTGGCAGATCTCCAACGGAGCGTCACGCAGGCCGAGAACGGAGCCGGCGGCTGGGTCCAGCTGACGTTCCACCACATCGCCAATAACCCTTCCGACTCCATCACCATCTCGCCCACCCTGTTTAACCAGTTCGCCAACTGGCTGAAGACCCGTCCCGCCACCACCACCGTCAAAACGGTGGACCAGGTCATCGGCGGGACGGTCAAGCCACTGGTGTCAGGGCCGGCCGTTCCGCCGCCCGGCACCGGCAACCTGGTCAAGAACCCGGGCTTTGAAACGCTCACCAACGGCGCTCCCCAGTGCTGGCAGCAGGGGGGATACGGAACCAACACCCCCACTTTCAGCACGGTCAACCAGGGCCGGACCGGCAGGGGAGCCCAAGTGGTGATGCGGAGCTACACCAACGGTGACGCCAAATGGCTGCCGTCCCTGGACCTGGGCGGATGCTCACCCGCGGGAACGGCCGGGCACAGCTACAACCTGGGCATGTGGTACAAATCCACTGTTCCAACGCAGTTCGCCCTGTACTACCGCAGCGGAATAGGCTCCTGGACCTACTGGACCTCAAGCCCCTGGTTTGCAGCGGCAACCACGTTCCAGAAGGCCACCTGGACCACTCCGGCCCTTCCCGCCGGCGCAAGCGGCATCAGCTTCGGCCTGAACATCTTCAGCAACGGCTCGCTGGTCACCGATGACGCCGAGATGTTCGACGCCGCCGCAACGCCGCCGCCGCCCCAACCGGCGGCGGGTGCGAACCTCGTGCAGAACGCCGGGCTGGAAACCGCTGGCACCGGCACCCTTCCGCAGTGCTGGCAGGCGGCTGGCTTCGGCACGAACACCCCCACTTACACCACCCTTGCCAGCGGTGCCCATTCCGGCACCAAGGCCGTCCGGCTGGTGATGAGCAACTATTCAAACGGTGACAGCAAGCTGCTTCCGGCCCTGGACTCCGGTTCCTGCGCTCCACCTGCCATCGCCGGCAAGACCTACTCGCTGCGTGCCTGGTACACCTCCACGGCCACCACCCAGTTCGCGGTCTATTACCGTAACTCCGCAGGCACGTGGGTGTACTGGACCTCCAGCCCCTGGCTCGCGCCGGCCGCCACGTACACGCAGGCCAGCTTCACCACGCCGGCACTGCCGGCGGGGGCCACCGCCATCAGCTTCGGCCTCAACCTCTTCAGCAACGGCACCCTGATCACGGACGACTACGCGATGTACGACACTGTGGGGGCTCCGGCGCTGTGA
- a CDS encoding polysaccharide deacetylase family protein, producing the protein MTGEHPGSGAAGRVNGKLATMQARASRRRVGLLAVSWIAVLAVLTGGASLMTANGGDRSDVAAGPQSSDAPTAGAAPLLSVSLTFDGGRSSQREAARILADHQLRGTYYVNSGFIGAAGFLNQEDLHRLAEQHHEIGGYTVTLADLTAVEPGEAQRQVCSDRAKLSEWGFKVTSFAYPFGATSPAAGEIVSGCGYNSARGQDRIRSPHSCESCAPAETVRPEDPFNTRATSEVGRDWTLQDLQQTVEQAEAAGGWLQLAFYDIDDSGSPLSISPALFEQFAAWLDARTAQGTMGVRTVHEVIGKVAKPVVPGVAAPPAGPGVNALRNPGLETPGKYGLPECWQVAGYGENSSELATLAPGFRDGTSRRLDVTGYASGDVKLLPVLDLGACAPSVTAGHAYSLRAWYQSTARTQFAVYYRNAMGDWQFWTASPYFPARTTYGQAVWETPPVPDGAEAISFGLNLFSDGQLATDDYEMYDTVGAPPPAQ; encoded by the coding sequence GTGACCGGCGAACATCCCGGTTCCGGGGCCGCCGGCCGCGTGAATGGCAAGCTGGCGACAATGCAGGCCCGTGCTTCGCGCAGGAGGGTGGGCCTCCTTGCCGTGTCCTGGATAGCGGTCCTCGCTGTCCTGACCGGGGGTGCGTCGCTCATGACGGCGAACGGCGGGGACCGGAGCGATGTGGCGGCGGGCCCGCAGTCGTCCGATGCGCCCACCGCCGGCGCCGCGCCCCTGCTCTCAGTTTCCCTGACGTTCGACGGCGGCCGGTCCAGCCAGCGGGAAGCGGCTCGCATTTTGGCTGACCACCAGTTGCGCGGCACCTATTACGTCAACTCAGGCTTCATTGGCGCCGCCGGCTTCCTGAACCAGGAGGACCTGCACCGCCTCGCCGAACAGCATCACGAAATCGGCGGATACACGGTCACCCTGGCGGATCTCACCGCCGTCGAGCCCGGCGAAGCACAACGGCAGGTGTGCAGTGACCGGGCGAAGCTCAGTGAATGGGGTTTCAAGGTGACCAGCTTTGCCTACCCGTTTGGTGCAACGTCCCCCGCCGCCGGGGAGATCGTGTCCGGCTGCGGCTACAACAGCGCCAGGGGACAGGACCGGATCCGCAGCCCGCACTCCTGCGAATCCTGCGCCCCGGCTGAGACCGTACGGCCAGAGGATCCCTTCAACACCCGTGCCACCTCCGAGGTGGGCCGGGACTGGACACTGCAGGATCTGCAGCAGACCGTGGAACAGGCCGAGGCGGCAGGTGGCTGGCTGCAGCTGGCTTTCTACGACATCGATGACTCCGGAAGTCCGCTCTCGATCAGCCCGGCCCTGTTCGAACAGTTTGCCGCCTGGTTGGATGCCCGGACAGCGCAGGGCACCATGGGGGTCCGGACCGTCCACGAGGTGATCGGCAAAGTGGCCAAGCCTGTGGTCCCGGGGGTGGCTGCACCCCCTGCCGGTCCGGGCGTCAACGCCCTGCGGAATCCGGGTCTGGAAACCCCGGGAAAGTATGGCCTGCCGGAGTGCTGGCAGGTGGCAGGCTACGGGGAGAATTCGTCCGAACTGGCAACCCTGGCGCCCGGCTTCCGGGACGGAACGTCCCGGCGGCTGGACGTCACCGGCTACGCGTCAGGGGACGTCAAGCTCCTCCCGGTCCTGGACCTGGGAGCCTGCGCGCCCAGCGTCACCGCAGGCCACGCCTACTCGCTGCGCGCCTGGTACCAGTCCACGGCGCGGACGCAATTCGCTGTGTACTACCGCAACGCCATGGGTGATTGGCAGTTCTGGACGGCCAGCCCGTATTTCCCCGCAAGGACGACCTACGGGCAGGCGGTCTGGGAGACACCGCCCGTTCCCGACGGCGCAGAGGCCATCAGCTTCGGGCTCAACCTCTTCAGTGACGGCCAGCTGGCCACCGATGACTACGAAATGTACGACACCGTGGGGGCGCCGCCTCCTGCCCAGTAA
- a CDS encoding chitinase, translating to MAAKPGTGQVSRAAASPAPTRAGRLHVPSANRRSNTRLAVAAAAVTLALVGGFFLWRFIAEAGMAQQPWFSGYADVTVDPPYDLAGTGMPDSRNVTLAFVVADSSQPCAPSWGNAYSLDAARDALNLEQRISELKSDGGAIAVSFGGSVNTELAVACQDPVQLQAAYRSVVERYSPSTIDFDIEGDALLNGPAGERRAEAVAALQKEKDGWGGGLDVWLTLPASPRGLTDDGIAVVDQMLAAGVDLAGVNIMTMNYGSSRGPSQSMLDAAVAAADSTHDQLSISYQRVGTNLSSQEIWSKMGLTPMIGVNDLPGEVFGLDAAGGLNSYALQKGIQRVSMWSLNRDRECTAAAADGQASHVCSGVQQEPGQFAKALAAGFEGKLR from the coding sequence GTGGCAGCCAAACCGGGCACCGGCCAGGTCAGCAGGGCTGCCGCGTCCCCGGCACCAACGCGGGCGGGAAGGCTGCACGTGCCTTCGGCCAACCGGCGCTCCAACACCCGGCTCGCGGTGGCCGCCGCAGCTGTAACGCTGGCCCTGGTTGGCGGCTTCTTCCTATGGCGGTTTATTGCGGAGGCGGGCATGGCACAGCAACCGTGGTTTTCGGGTTATGCGGATGTCACGGTGGACCCGCCGTACGACTTAGCCGGGACCGGGATGCCGGACAGCCGTAACGTCACCCTGGCCTTCGTCGTGGCCGACTCCTCGCAGCCATGCGCCCCCAGCTGGGGCAACGCCTACAGCCTTGATGCTGCCAGGGACGCCCTCAACCTTGAGCAACGGATCTCCGAATTGAAGTCCGACGGCGGCGCCATTGCGGTTTCCTTTGGCGGCTCAGTTAACACTGAGCTTGCCGTCGCATGCCAGGACCCGGTCCAGCTGCAGGCTGCTTACCGCTCAGTGGTGGAACGCTATTCCCCTTCCACCATCGATTTCGACATCGAGGGCGACGCACTGCTTAACGGCCCGGCCGGGGAGCGGCGGGCAGAGGCGGTGGCCGCCCTTCAAAAGGAAAAGGACGGGTGGGGCGGCGGACTGGACGTGTGGCTCACCCTCCCGGCGTCACCACGCGGTTTGACCGACGACGGCATTGCAGTGGTGGACCAGATGCTGGCCGCCGGAGTCGACCTTGCCGGCGTCAACATCATGACCATGAATTACGGGTCCAGCCGCGGGCCCTCGCAGAGCATGCTGGACGCGGCGGTAGCGGCCGCCGATTCCACCCACGACCAGCTGAGCATCAGCTACCAACGGGTGGGGACCAACCTCAGCAGCCAGGAAATCTGGTCGAAGATGGGGCTGACTCCGATGATCGGCGTCAATGACCTGCCGGGCGAAGTCTTCGGGCTGGACGCGGCCGGTGGCCTGAATTCCTATGCCCTCCAAAAGGGAATCCAAAGAGTGTCGATGTGGTCGCTCAACCGGGACCGGGAGTGCACCGCTGCTGCTGCCGATGGCCAGGCGAGCCATGTGTGCAGCGGGGTCCAGCAGGAGCCTGGCCAGTTCGCCAAGGCCCTCGCCGCAGGTTTTGAGGGCAAGCTGCGCTGA
- a CDS encoding dTDP-glucose 4,6-dehydratase produces MRTAITGGAGFIGSHLVEHLLAAGDEVIVLDDLSTGRLENLKGVIGHRRFRFIEGSILDRATVDKAVAGADRVFHLAAAVGVNLIVDHPLESLRTNIHGTEVVLDSVLEAGASLLLASTSEIYGKNTSDSLSEESDRILGSALKSRWTYAAAKGIDEAFAHAYWRQFGLRVAIVRLFNTVGPRQTGRYGMVVPRLVRQALAGEPLTVYGDGHQTRCFSYVGDIVPAITRISEDERAYGNAYNLGGNHEISILALAERIVELVGSDSPITLVPYEQAYSEGYEDMRRRVPDNTKAFGLVGFDPKTTVDQIITNVAADNRTSNTADASRWKVILAS; encoded by the coding sequence ATGAGAACAGCAATTACCGGCGGTGCCGGATTCATCGGGAGCCACCTTGTGGAACACCTCCTGGCAGCGGGGGACGAGGTAATTGTCCTGGATGACCTGTCCACCGGCCGGCTTGAGAACCTCAAGGGCGTCATTGGGCACCGCAGGTTCCGTTTCATCGAAGGCAGCATCCTTGACCGGGCTACCGTGGACAAGGCAGTAGCAGGGGCGGACAGGGTGTTCCACCTGGCCGCCGCGGTAGGCGTCAACCTGATCGTTGACCACCCGCTGGAAAGCCTGCGCACCAACATCCACGGCACGGAAGTGGTCCTGGACTCCGTCCTTGAAGCAGGCGCCAGCCTCCTGCTGGCATCCACCAGCGAGATCTACGGCAAGAACACCTCGGACAGCCTTTCCGAGGAATCGGACCGGATCCTCGGCTCGGCCCTGAAATCGCGCTGGACGTACGCTGCGGCCAAGGGCATCGATGAAGCATTCGCCCACGCCTACTGGCGGCAGTTCGGGCTGCGGGTGGCCATTGTCCGGCTCTTCAACACCGTGGGCCCCCGCCAGACCGGGCGCTACGGCATGGTGGTGCCGCGCCTGGTGCGCCAGGCGCTCGCGGGCGAACCACTGACCGTGTACGGAGACGGGCACCAGACACGCTGCTTCTCCTATGTGGGCGACATCGTGCCCGCCATCACGCGGATCTCTGAGGACGAGCGCGCGTACGGCAACGCCTACAACCTCGGTGGCAACCACGAGATCTCCATCCTCGCCCTCGCGGAGCGGATTGTGGAACTTGTGGGAAGCGACAGTCCCATCACCCTGGTGCCCTACGAGCAGGCCTACTCCGAAGGCTACGAGGACATGCGACGGCGGGTGCCGGACAACACCAAGGCCTTTGGGCTGGTGGGCTTCGACCCCAAGACCACAGTTGACCAGATCATCACCAACGTCGCCGCAGACAACCGGACATCCAATACAGCAGACGCTTCACGGTGGAAGGTCATTCTCGCTTCCTGA
- a CDS encoding nucleotide sugar dehydrogenase → MAPNTKVKTLKKQVAVESHSLPAEAVEWTEGTAARAIPAQDQVFTFDVAIVGLGYVGLPTALAINASGRRVLGLDVSERRLAVIREQQADLLDSDKERLKTALLDPSFMLTSDLSLLAHAAAVVVCVPTPVDEYLVPDLGILRAACASVVEYAVPGQLLMLTSTTYVGTTRDLLAMPLAAKGLIPGRDVYVAFSPERINPGVDSFSHEDVPRVVGGVTAACGEAAERLLSASTKLVHVVPSADAAEMTKLVENTFRAVNIALANEFAQICHELDMEVMDVINAAATKPYGFMPFTPGPGVGGHCIPCDPHYLLWQLRKARVTAPVIEQAMIGIAGRPHQVVEKARRILSERNHGLAGARVMVVGVAYKPDVEDLRESPALEIIAELIADGAEVAYSDPWCLTAPDGRGGTLISNPAPQLWEADLVILHTRHSQTDLDWLENATAVLDTTYRLPKADNVTRL, encoded by the coding sequence ATGGCACCGAACACGAAGGTAAAAACCCTCAAGAAACAGGTCGCCGTTGAATCCCACTCCCTGCCGGCTGAGGCAGTGGAGTGGACTGAGGGCACCGCGGCGCGGGCAATTCCCGCCCAGGACCAGGTGTTCACGTTCGACGTCGCAATCGTCGGCCTGGGCTACGTGGGACTGCCCACCGCCCTTGCCATCAACGCCTCCGGGAGGCGGGTCCTCGGGCTCGACGTCTCGGAGCGGCGGCTGGCAGTGATCCGGGAACAGCAGGCGGACCTGCTGGACTCGGACAAGGAGCGGCTCAAGACCGCGCTGCTTGACCCCTCATTCATGCTGACCAGCGATCTCTCGCTGCTGGCCCACGCGGCCGCCGTCGTGGTCTGCGTTCCCACCCCCGTGGACGAGTACCTTGTTCCCGATCTCGGTATCCTGCGCGCAGCGTGTGCCTCAGTGGTGGAATACGCGGTGCCGGGGCAGCTGCTGATGCTCACCTCCACCACCTACGTGGGCACAACACGGGACCTGCTGGCGATGCCCCTCGCAGCCAAGGGGCTCATTCCGGGACGCGACGTGTACGTCGCCTTCTCGCCGGAACGCATCAATCCCGGCGTCGACTCCTTCTCCCACGAAGACGTGCCCCGCGTGGTGGGCGGCGTCACCGCTGCCTGCGGTGAGGCAGCCGAACGGCTGCTCAGCGCCAGCACCAAGCTGGTCCACGTGGTCCCGTCCGCGGACGCAGCCGAAATGACCAAGCTCGTGGAAAACACGTTCCGGGCGGTCAACATTGCCCTGGCCAACGAGTTTGCCCAGATCTGCCACGAACTGGACATGGAAGTGATGGACGTGATCAACGCGGCCGCCACCAAACCGTACGGGTTCATGCCGTTCACCCCCGGCCCGGGAGTCGGCGGTCACTGCATTCCGTGCGACCCGCACTACCTCCTGTGGCAGCTGCGCAAGGCCCGCGTTACGGCGCCGGTGATCGAGCAGGCAATGATCGGGATCGCGGGCAGGCCGCACCAGGTAGTGGAAAAGGCGCGGCGGATCCTCTCCGAGCGGAACCACGGCCTGGCCGGCGCGCGGGTGATGGTCGTGGGCGTGGCCTACAAGCCCGACGTCGAGGACCTCCGTGAATCCCCGGCCCTCGAGATCATCGCCGAACTCATCGCGGACGGTGCCGAGGTGGCCTATTCGGATCCCTGGTGCCTCACCGCGCCCGATGGCCGGGGTGGGACGCTCATCTCCAATCCTGCTCCCCAACTGTGGGAAGCGGACCTCGTCATCCTGCACACCCGGCACAGCCAGACAGACCTTGACTGGCTGGAGAACGCCACGGCAGTGCTGGACACCACCTACCGGCTGCCCAAGGCAGACAACGTCACCAGGCTCTGA